One part of the Melitaea cinxia chromosome 8, ilMelCinx1.1, whole genome shotgun sequence genome encodes these proteins:
- the LOC123655870 gene encoding solute carrier family 22 member 2-like, whose protein sequence is MHSLGTVLGMALGGVLADHFGRKTTFIATGVAIIVGNLKTFIWSYYGYLFVELLESVIAGSAYSAGMVLIVEISGNNQRTVAAVVFAYAIYLGEALLAGIAMIVPYWKSMVYIICTPPVLVLIYIKLMEESPRWLVLHNKLDEARRILKLIRKLNNVNISLNELNELDEEKLRQVCNVEMDPKKEGYKEALASREIVKRLIVATVGRFTVAFTYYGLIAYSVWLPGSKYTNYALTALMSFPGDIIALYSMNKWGRRMPLCYGYFICGVACVASAYVSESYIWLKILLYLIGKLMSAACYTGIWTYTMELFPTSIRGSMYGLSSLIATPGYLLAPLTPAMDTISPVFASIFFGCSAVASSVLMLFAPETKGQPLAGTIQDITNSIAINKRSRRPKHISTISNRDAETNIDANSYANVNVDTSDAVSDANVDTVPYLNADIDKSTDAGAYADVNGDANKVNA, encoded by the exons ATGCATAGTTTGGGGACTGTTTTGGGTATGGCCCTTGGAGGTGTGCTCGCTGACCA TTTTGGAAGAAAGACTACGTTCATTGCAACAGGCGTGGCAATCATTGTTGGaaacttaaaaacatttatctGGTCATATTACGGATATTTATTTGTTGAACTTTTGGAATCCGTCATTGCTGGATCTGCATATTCAGCTGGAATGGTTTTAA ttgTCGAGATCAGTGGAAACAACCAAAGAACTGTTGCAGCAGTAGTATTTGCCTATGCAATTTATTTAGGTGAAGCTTTACTCGCAGGCATAGCTATGATAGTGCCTTATTGGAAGTCAATGGTTTATATTATATGCACACCTCCAGTTTTGGTACTCATTTATATCAAACTGATGGAAGAGAGTCCACGTTGGCttgtattacataataaattagaCGAAGCAAGGCgcatattgaaattaataaggaaattaaataatgtcaaCATAAGTCTTAATGAATTAAATGAATTAGATGAAGAAAAATTGAGACAAGTATGTAACGTAGAGATGGACCCAAAGAAAGAAGGATATAAAGAAGCGCTTGCATCGAGGGAAATAGTAAAAAGATTGATAGTAGCTACTGTTGGTAGATTTACAGTTGCCTTTACATATTATGGTCTTATTGCTTATTCAGTTTGGTTGCCAGGAAGCAAGTACACAAACTATGCTCTCACAGCTCTAATGTCATTTCCCGGAGACATAATAGCTTTGTACTCTATGAATAAATGGGGAAGACGGATGCCATTATGTTATGGATATTTTATATGTGGTGTGGCTTGCGTAGCCTCTGCTTATGTTtctgaat cgtaCATATGGCTTAAAATTTTACTCTATCTGATCGGAAAGCTGATGTCAGCTGCATGTTACACGGGAATTTGGACTTACACGATGGAATTATTTCCTACAAGTATTCGTGGCTCAATGTACGGGTTAAGTTCCTTGATTGCCACCCCTGGTTACCTACTAGCTCCTTTAACGCCGGCTATG gatACAATTTCTCCTGTATTCGCCTCTATTTTCTTCGGCTGCTCCGCTGTAGCCTCCAGTGTCCTTATGCTATTTGCTCCTGAAACTAAAGGCCAACCACTTGCGGGGACGATACAAGATATTACCAATAGTATTGCAATAAATAAGCGATCAAGAAGACCAAAACACATAAGTACGATTTCAAATCGAGACGCAGAAACAAATATCGATGCAAATTCATATGCAAATGTAAATGTAGATACAAGTGACGCGGTTTCGGATGCAAATGTAGATACAGTTCCATACTTGAATGCGGATATAGACAAAAGTACGGATGCAGGTGCTTATGCAGACGTGAATGGTGATGCAAATAAAGTCAACGCCTAG
- the LOC123655871 gene encoding uncharacterized protein LOC123655871 → MGNVNYVFVAGDADYRCRVPECESVDNSFTPSWWPYMNESMHSMSHRCHKPVLDEKFVEGDYCNNTSFTSKFVECEEWIYGSNDSVVAWVINFKMALLPHQKECAINNI, encoded by the exons ATGGGCAATGTGAACTATGTATTTGTTGCTGGCGATGCTGATTACCG ATGCCGCGTGCCAGAGTGTGAGTCAGTTGATAACTCGTTTACACCATCGTGGTGGCCTTATATGAATGAATCAATGCACTCGATGTCACATCGCTGTCACAAACCGGTCTTGGATGAAAAATTCGTCGAAGGAGATTATTGTAACAACACGAGCTTCACCTCGAAATTTGTTGAGTGCGAAGAATGGATCTATGGAAGCAACGATTCTGTTGTCGCATgggtaattaattttaaaatggcaCTTTTACCACACCAAAAAGAGTGtgcgataaataatatttaa